In a single window of the Streptomyces sp. HUAS ZL42 genome:
- a CDS encoding ABC transporter permease: MSPDVLSTPVVDTVKAPDRAQSRARAARRRKLVVTGARLLLLVGVLALWEVLSRTKAIDPFNFSMPSKIWDQTYTWVTHGTALGSLGEQIWYTLYEALVGWVIGVIAGVILGIALGRITFLADVLGPYIKVLNSIPRIVLAPIFVIWFGLGPASKVASAVVLVFFPVFFNAFQGAREVDRNLVANARILGASDRRVTLQVVIPSATSWIFTSLHVSFGFALIGAIVGEYIGATKGIGLLVAQSQGTFNAAGVYAAMVILAVVALVAEGLLTFAERRIFRWKPSGSDS, translated from the coding sequence ATGTCGCCTGACGTTCTCAGCACGCCGGTCGTCGACACCGTCAAGGCTCCGGACCGCGCCCAGTCACGGGCCCGGGCGGCGCGCAGACGCAAGCTCGTCGTCACCGGCGCCCGCCTCCTCCTCCTGGTGGGCGTGCTCGCCCTGTGGGAGGTCCTCTCGCGGACCAAGGCCATCGATCCGTTCAACTTCTCGATGCCCTCGAAGATCTGGGACCAGACCTACACGTGGGTGACCCACGGAACCGCCCTCGGCTCCCTGGGCGAGCAGATCTGGTACACGCTGTACGAGGCACTGGTCGGCTGGGTCATAGGTGTGATCGCCGGCGTGATCCTCGGCATCGCACTGGGGCGGATCACCTTCCTCGCCGATGTTCTTGGTCCATACATCAAGGTGCTCAACTCGATACCGAGGATCGTCCTCGCGCCGATCTTCGTGATCTGGTTCGGGCTCGGACCGGCCTCCAAGGTCGCGTCGGCGGTGGTCCTGGTCTTCTTCCCGGTGTTCTTCAACGCCTTCCAGGGCGCCCGTGAGGTCGATCGCAACCTGGTGGCCAACGCCCGGATCCTCGGGGCGAGCGACCGCAGGGTGACGCTTCAGGTGGTCATCCCGTCCGCCACCTCCTGGATCTTCACCAGCCTGCACGTCAGCTTCGGCTTCGCGCTCATCGGCGCCATCGTCGGCGAGTACATCGGCGCGACCAAGGGCATCGGCCTGCTCGTCGCGCAGTCGCAGGGCACCTTCAACGCGGCCGGTGTGTATGCCGCGATGGTCATCCTCGCCGTCGTCGCACTGGTCGCCGAGGGCCTGCTGACCTTCGCCGAGCGCCGCATCTTCCGCTGGAAGCCGTCGGGTTCCGACAGCTGA
- a CDS encoding ATP-binding protein produces MSPTPPARRLRLGLPRRVFSQVLLMQLAIAAGVAVLATGLFLAPLSHQLDDQAMRRALAIAQTTAAMPQIAKDLQSTPPSVRGPVQREAERIRKASGAEYVVVMDTRGVRWSHTDPKQIGRLVSTDPRRALAGQDVMEIDSGTLGRSARGKVPLRDGNKQIIGAVSVGIEYDSVRARLVHAIPGLLAYAGGALAVGALAAWLISRRVQRQTRDLAFSDISALLAEREAMLHGIREGVVALDRAGRIRLLNDEAQRLLGIGEEAVGRSPDEALGEGRTADVLAGRVTGTDLLTVRGQRVLIANRMPTDDGGAVATLRDRTELEQLGRELDSTRGLIDALRAQDHEHANRMHTLLGLLELEMYDDAVEFVGEVVGDHRATAEQVTEKIEDPLLAALLVGKATVAAERGVALWVSDRTRLPDRLVDPRGLVTVVGNLVDNALDAVGGKPHARVEVELHAEGSTAVLRVRDTGPGIPEEQRELVFTEGWSTKKPPAHGKRGIGLSLVRRLAERQGGSATVCEAHGGGAEFTVVLPDALAERDLEPALTGAVETAVEEESR; encoded by the coding sequence ATGAGCCCCACTCCCCCCGCACGCCGTCTGCGCCTCGGTCTGCCGCGGCGGGTGTTCTCGCAGGTTCTGCTGATGCAGCTGGCGATCGCCGCAGGAGTCGCCGTGCTCGCCACCGGGCTGTTCCTGGCGCCGCTCAGTCACCAGCTGGACGACCAGGCGATGCGCCGCGCCCTGGCGATCGCGCAGACCACCGCGGCCATGCCGCAGATCGCCAAGGACCTCCAGAGCACCCCGCCGTCGGTCCGCGGGCCCGTGCAGCGGGAGGCCGAGCGGATCCGCAAGGCCAGTGGGGCCGAGTACGTGGTGGTGATGGACACGCGCGGCGTGCGCTGGTCGCACACGGATCCGAAGCAGATCGGCCGTCTCGTCTCGACGGACCCCAGGCGGGCCCTGGCCGGCCAGGACGTCATGGAGATCGACAGCGGGACCCTCGGCCGCTCGGCCCGCGGCAAGGTGCCTCTGCGCGACGGCAACAAGCAGATCATCGGCGCGGTGTCGGTCGGCATCGAGTACGACAGCGTCCGGGCCCGGCTGGTCCACGCGATCCCGGGGCTCCTGGCGTACGCCGGCGGCGCCCTCGCCGTCGGCGCGCTGGCCGCCTGGCTGATCTCGCGGCGGGTCCAGCGCCAGACCCGGGACCTGGCCTTCTCGGACATCTCGGCGCTGCTGGCGGAGCGCGAGGCCATGCTGCACGGCATCCGGGAGGGCGTCGTCGCGCTGGACCGGGCCGGGCGCATACGCCTTCTGAACGACGAGGCACAGCGCCTCCTGGGCATCGGGGAGGAGGCCGTCGGCCGCTCGCCCGACGAAGCGCTGGGTGAGGGACGTACGGCCGATGTCCTGGCCGGCCGGGTGACGGGCACGGACCTGCTCACCGTCCGAGGACAGCGCGTGCTGATCGCCAACCGCATGCCCACCGACGACGGCGGCGCCGTGGCCACCCTGCGCGACCGCACGGAGCTGGAACAGCTCGGCCGCGAGCTCGACTCGACGCGCGGCCTGATCGACGCCCTGCGCGCGCAGGACCACGAGCACGCCAACCGCATGCACACGCTGCTCGGACTGCTCGAACTGGAGATGTACGACGACGCCGTGGAGTTCGTCGGAGAGGTGGTCGGCGACCACCGGGCCACCGCGGAACAAGTGACCGAGAAGATCGAGGACCCGCTGCTCGCCGCCCTGCTGGTCGGCAAGGCGACGGTCGCCGCCGAGCGCGGGGTCGCCCTGTGGGTCTCGGACCGCACACGACTGCCGGACCGGCTGGTCGATCCCAGGGGACTGGTCACGGTCGTCGGCAACCTGGTGGACAACGCGCTCGACGCCGTCGGGGGCAAGCCCCACGCGCGCGTGGAGGTCGAACTGCACGCCGAGGGAAGTACCGCCGTCCTCCGCGTCAGGGACACGGGGCCCGGAATCCCCGAGGAACAGCGCGAGCTGGTCTTCACCGAGGGGTGGTCCACCAAGAAGCCGCCGGCGCACGGCAAGCGCGGGATCGGGCTCTCCCTGGTGCGCAGGCTCGCCGAGCGGCAGGGCGGGAGCGCGACCGTGTGCGAGGCGCACGGCGGAGGCGCGGAGTTCACCGTCGTGCTGCCGGATGCGCTGGCCGAGCGGGACCTGGAACCTGCTCTCACCGGCGCCGTGGAGACCGCTGTCGAGGAGGAGTCGCGATGA
- a CDS encoding response regulator produces the protein MIEVLVVDDDTRVARVNAAYVEKVPGFHVVGEAHSAAEALRRLETLPRLDLVLMDHYLPDETGLEVVQEMRRRGHQTDVIMVTAARDVSTVQAAMRQGALQYLVKPFAFAGLRAKLEAYAELRRTLDGGGEAEQADVDRIFGALSASSEPGLPKGHSPTTAELVRQSLMNAEGPLSAQEIADRTGVSRQTAQRYLKLLERTGRARLTLKYGDAGRPEHRYVWATRA, from the coding sequence ATGATCGAGGTCCTGGTCGTGGACGACGACACCAGGGTCGCGCGGGTCAATGCCGCCTACGTCGAGAAGGTGCCGGGCTTCCACGTCGTCGGCGAGGCGCACAGCGCGGCCGAGGCGCTGCGCCGGCTGGAGACGCTGCCCCGCCTCGATCTGGTCCTCATGGACCACTATCTGCCCGACGAGACGGGCCTGGAGGTCGTCCAGGAGATGCGGCGGCGCGGCCACCAGACCGATGTGATCATGGTGACGGCGGCGCGGGACGTCTCCACGGTGCAGGCCGCGATGCGGCAGGGCGCACTGCAGTACCTGGTCAAGCCGTTCGCCTTCGCGGGCCTGCGCGCAAAGCTGGAGGCGTACGCGGAGCTGCGCCGCACCCTCGACGGCGGCGGCGAGGCGGAGCAGGCGGACGTCGACCGCATCTTCGGAGCCCTGTCGGCCTCCTCGGAGCCCGGGCTGCCCAAGGGGCACTCCCCCACCACCGCGGAACTCGTACGCCAGTCGCTGATGAACGCCGAAGGGCCCCTGTCGGCCCAGGAGATCGCCGACCGGACCGGGGTGAGCCGCCAGACCGCCCAGCGCTACCTGAAGCTCCTGGAGCGCACGGGACGGGCCCGGCTGACCCTGAAATACGGCGACGCGGGCCGCCCGGAACACCGTTACGTGTGGGCGACCCGCGCCTGA
- a CDS encoding ABC transporter ATP-binding protein: MSADTSPAIELRGASKIFKTPSGGLHTAVRELDLTVGRGEFVAVVGPTGCGKSTTLTLVSGLEEPTEGEVMVAGQPVRGVGDKVGFVFQQDATFPWRTVLSNVMAGPRFRGVPKAQAKEKAREWLARVGLASFEDRYPHQLSGGQRKRVALAATFVNDPEILLMDEPFSALDVQTRALMSDQLLELWEGSGASVVFVTHDLEESIALADKVVVMTAGPATVKHVFDIDLPRPRKVEQVRLEPRFIEIYREIWESLGEEVRITRERGAANVA, from the coding sequence ATGAGCGCAGACACCAGCCCCGCCATCGAGCTGCGGGGCGCGAGCAAAATCTTCAAGACCCCGTCGGGGGGTCTGCACACAGCCGTCAGGGAACTGGACCTCACGGTCGGGCGTGGCGAGTTCGTGGCGGTCGTCGGACCGACCGGCTGCGGCAAGTCGACCACCTTGACGCTGGTCAGCGGACTCGAGGAGCCCACTGAGGGTGAGGTCATGGTCGCCGGGCAGCCGGTCCGCGGCGTCGGTGACAAGGTCGGTTTCGTTTTCCAGCAGGACGCCACATTCCCCTGGCGCACGGTTCTGTCCAACGTCATGGCGGGCCCTCGCTTCCGCGGTGTGCCCAAGGCGCAGGCCAAGGAGAAGGCCCGCGAGTGGCTGGCCCGGGTCGGACTCGCGTCCTTCGAGGACCGCTACCCGCACCAGCTCTCCGGCGGCCAGCGCAAGCGTGTCGCGCTCGCCGCGACCTTCGTCAACGATCCCGAAATCCTGCTGATGGACGAGCCGTTCTCGGCGCTCGACGTGCAGACCAGGGCGCTGATGTCGGACCAGCTGCTGGAGCTGTGGGAAGGATCGGGCGCCTCAGTGGTCTTCGTCACGCACGACCTGGAGGAGTCCATCGCCCTGGCCGACAAGGTCGTGGTGATGACGGCCGGACCCGCCACCGTCAAGCACGTCTTCGACATCGACCTGCCGCGGCCCCGCAAGGTCGAGCAGGTGCGCCTGGAGCCGCGGTTCATCGAGATCTACCGCGAGATCTGGGAGTCGCTCGGCGAAGAGGTCCGCATCACTCGCGAGAGGGGTGCCGCCAATGTCGCCTGA
- a CDS encoding citrate synthase/methylcitrate synthase, producing MSVNRSVATLVDVPRGLAGVVVTDTEIGDVRGLEGFYHYRQYSAVELAQARGFEDVWHLLVHGELPDAARAAAFAAETAALRRLPGEVRAALPAIAAASGEAGPLAGMRTALSLLGAAKGLRPVFDIDADRRRQDTVEAAAAVPTLLTALHRLGKGLEPVEPREDLSYAANYLYMLTGAEPDPRQARAVEQYLISTIDHGFNASTFTARVIASTGADVAACLVGAVGALSGPLHGGAPSRALDTLDAIGAPERIDTWIRERVLAGERIMGFGHAVYRTEDPRSRMLREIAQRFGGPRVDFAIEVERRVEAILAELKPGRELHTNVEFYAGVVMELCGLPREMFTPTFAAARVVGWGANILEQAHDKKIIRPVARYVGPGAPVAVPSAA from the coding sequence ATGTCCGTCAACAGGTCCGTAGCCACGCTTGTCGACGTGCCGCGGGGACTCGCGGGTGTCGTCGTCACCGACACCGAAATCGGTGACGTCCGGGGACTCGAGGGCTTCTACCACTACCGCCAGTACTCGGCCGTCGAACTCGCGCAGGCTCGCGGCTTCGAGGACGTCTGGCATCTCCTGGTCCACGGCGAACTGCCGGACGCCGCGCGCGCCGCCGCCTTCGCCGCCGAGACCGCGGCGCTGCGCCGGCTGCCCGGCGAGGTGCGGGCGGCCCTGCCCGCCATCGCGGCGGCCAGTGGGGAGGCGGGTCCCCTCGCCGGCATGCGCACGGCTCTGTCGCTGCTGGGCGCGGCCAAGGGCTTGCGTCCGGTGTTCGACATCGATGCGGACCGGCGCCGTCAGGACACGGTCGAGGCCGCCGCGGCCGTACCGACCCTGCTCACGGCCCTGCACCGGCTGGGGAAGGGGCTCGAACCCGTGGAGCCGCGTGAGGACCTCTCGTACGCGGCGAACTACCTCTACATGCTGACGGGCGCCGAACCTGATCCCCGGCAGGCCCGGGCCGTCGAGCAGTACTTGATCTCAACCATTGATCACGGGTTCAACGCATCAACCTTCACCGCGCGGGTCATCGCCTCGACCGGGGCGGACGTGGCCGCGTGCCTGGTGGGGGCGGTCGGTGCGCTGTCGGGGCCGTTGCACGGCGGTGCGCCCAGTCGTGCGCTGGACACCCTGGACGCGATCGGCGCCCCGGAACGGATCGACACGTGGATCCGCGAACGCGTCCTCGCCGGCGAACGCATCATGGGCTTCGGGCACGCCGTCTACCGCACGGAGGATCCGCGCTCCCGGATGCTCCGCGAGATCGCCCAGCGCTTCGGCGGGCCGCGCGTCGACTTCGCGATCGAGGTCGAGCGCCGGGTCGAGGCGATCCTGGCCGAACTCAAGCCGGGCCGGGAACTCCACACGAACGTCGAGTTCTACGCAGGCGTCGTCATGGAGCTCTGCGGCCTGCCGCGTGAGATGTTCACACCGACCTTCGCTGCGGCGCGTGTGGTCGGGTGGGGCGCCAACATTCTCGAACAGGCCCACGACAAGAAGATCATCCGTCCGGTGGCACGGTATGTGGGGCCGGGGGCGCCGGTGGCGGTGCCGAGCGCGGCCTGA
- a CDS encoding ABC transporter substrate-binding protein, which yields MRKTARYAALAASGLLALSTLTACANDAASTASTGSGSRGDGKGTKVKIMVGGLDKVIYLPAMLTQRLGYFDAEGLDVELLSEPAGVQAETALVSGQVQGAVGFYDHTLDLQVKGKAVESVVQFSHAPGEVEIVSNKMADKISSPKDFKGKKLGVTGLGSSTDFLTKYLAVKNGVKVSEFTPVAVGAGPTFISALQQGAIDGGMTTDPTVANILAKNAGQILLDMRTPAGSEEALGGPYPSSSLYMQTDWVNGHKDTVQKLANAFVKTLKWMSTHSATEIADKMPADYSQGNKTLYAAAIKSTLPMFTDDGVMPKNGPETVEKVLKAFNPNIQNADVDLSKTYTTEFVEKAAG from the coding sequence ATGCGCAAGACCGCCAGATACGCCGCCCTGGCCGCCTCCGGCCTGCTCGCCCTCTCCACGCTCACCGCCTGTGCCAACGACGCGGCCAGCACCGCCTCCACCGGCTCCGGCAGCAGGGGCGACGGCAAGGGTACGAAGGTCAAGATCATGGTCGGTGGCCTGGACAAGGTCATCTACCTGCCCGCGATGCTGACCCAGCGGCTCGGCTACTTCGACGCCGAGGGCCTCGACGTGGAGCTGCTGAGCGAGCCGGCCGGTGTGCAGGCCGAGACCGCGCTCGTCTCCGGGCAGGTCCAGGGCGCGGTCGGTTTCTACGACCACACGCTCGACCTCCAGGTGAAGGGCAAGGCCGTGGAGTCCGTGGTGCAGTTCTCGCACGCGCCCGGTGAGGTGGAGATCGTCTCCAACAAGATGGCCGACAAGATCAGCTCGCCCAAGGACTTCAAGGGGAAGAAGCTCGGTGTCACCGGCCTCGGCTCCTCGACCGACTTCCTCACCAAGTACCTGGCGGTGAAGAACGGCGTGAAGGTCAGCGAGTTCACGCCGGTCGCCGTGGGCGCGGGGCCGACGTTCATCTCGGCGCTCCAGCAGGGCGCCATCGACGGCGGTATGACGACCGACCCGACCGTCGCCAACATCCTGGCCAAGAACGCGGGTCAGATCCTCCTCGACATGCGGACCCCGGCCGGATCGGAGGAGGCGCTCGGCGGGCCGTACCCGTCGTCGAGTCTGTACATGCAGACCGACTGGGTGAACGGCCACAAGGACACCGTGCAGAAGTTGGCCAATGCATTCGTCAAGACGCTCAAGTGGATGTCCACGCACAGCGCGACGGAGATCGCCGACAAGATGCCGGCCGACTACTCGCAGGGCAACAAGACTCTCTACGCGGCGGCGATCAAGAGCACGCTGCCGATGTTCACCGACGACGGCGTGATGCCCAAGAACGGCCCCGAGACCGTCGAGAAGGTCCTGAAGGCGTTCAACCCCAACATTCAGAACGCCGACGTGGACCTGAGCAAGACGTACACGACGGAGTTCGTCGAGAAGGCGGCCGGCTGA
- a CDS encoding sucrase ferredoxin has protein sequence MSTCATVSQDLDEPVSGTAATASTWLLLEQPGPWGAKALTSSHLDPELGRALDAAARDTGVRIALIRRPGRHADFGTTPLRQVFAAHTMPGRVWLHSATTHDPRQLLDLDFAALGRGDHHTFDTVLPGRPHTGDPLALVCTNGKRDRCCALLGRPLATELVASGVEGVWEVTHLGGHRFSPTVLVLPYGYAYGRAEAHTVKEVLHAAQEGRIVLEGCRGSSAWERPAQAAELAVRRAEGEFAAEALSVVRTHGAAPHWEVTVAHTDGRRWLVLVAQSASLPPRPESCGTSVLGAPARMDVVAVHELAASALAG, from the coding sequence GTGAGTACGTGCGCCACCGTCTCGCAGGACCTCGACGAGCCCGTTTCCGGAACAGCGGCCACGGCGAGCACCTGGCTCCTGCTGGAACAGCCCGGCCCCTGGGGTGCCAAGGCGCTCACTTCGAGCCACCTGGATCCCGAGCTGGGCCGTGCCCTCGATGCGGCCGCGCGGGACACCGGCGTGCGCATCGCGCTCATCCGCCGCCCCGGCCGCCACGCGGACTTCGGCACGACTCCGCTCCGCCAGGTCTTCGCCGCCCACACCATGCCCGGCAGGGTGTGGCTGCACAGCGCCACGACCCACGACCCGCGGCAGTTGCTCGACCTCGACTTCGCGGCCCTCGGCAGGGGGGACCACCACACCTTCGACACCGTGCTGCCGGGCCGTCCCCACACGGGCGACCCGCTCGCCCTCGTCTGCACCAACGGCAAGCGCGACCGCTGCTGCGCGCTCCTCGGCCGCCCCCTGGCGACCGAGCTGGTCGCCTCCGGCGTGGAGGGCGTCTGGGAGGTCACCCATCTGGGTGGTCATCGCTTCTCACCGACGGTGCTCGTCCTGCCGTACGGCTACGCATACGGCCGCGCGGAGGCCCACACCGTCAAGGAGGTTCTCCACGCCGCCCAGGAAGGGCGGATCGTCCTGGAGGGGTGCCGCGGGAGCTCGGCCTGGGAGCGGCCCGCCCAGGCGGCCGAACTGGCTGTGCGCAGAGCGGAGGGCGAATTCGCCGCGGAAGCGCTGAGCGTCGTACGGACGCACGGCGCGGCGCCGCACTGGGAGGTGACCGTCGCGCACACCGACGGACGCCGGTGGCTCGTCCTGGTGGCCCAGAGCGCCTCCCTGCCGCCCCGGCCGGAGAGCTGCGGAACGTCGGTCCTCGGCGCGCCCGCGCGGATGGACGTCGTGGCGGTGCACGAGCTGGCGGCGAGCGCGCTGGCGGGATGA
- a CDS encoding citrate/2-methylcitrate synthase gives MRDQEPGTGHPDRRLSTREAAELLGVKPETVYAYVSRGQLSSRRAPGGRGSTFDAKEVEALARRNRRESGASSGPGTETAVRTRITLIEKDRYYFRGVDATELAARHTYEEIAEWLWTGHLRPGVAFTAPEASVTVARRAVEALPEHTGPTDRLRVAAIAAATADPLRFDLSEEAVLGTARTLIPTLVASLPPQRRAHQDEGPLAHRLWARLSGRAADEASLRTLDTALGLLVDHDLAASTLAVRVAASARAHAYAAVSAGLGVIEGPLHGAASGLAHRLLLEVLDHGTAAPVIAEELRAGRRIPGLGHRLYPGEDPRARVLFALLDEMPHAQPALAAARDIVATTARHTPLHANVDLALAVFTASCGMPATAGETIFAVARTAGWIAHALEEYGERPLRMRPSGHYVGPRPPQPLPE, from the coding sequence ATGCGCGATCAAGAACCCGGCACCGGCCACCCGGACCGGCGGCTCAGCACCAGGGAGGCCGCCGAACTGCTCGGCGTGAAGCCCGAGACCGTCTACGCGTACGTGAGCCGAGGCCAGCTCAGCAGCCGGCGCGCGCCCGGCGGCCGGGGCAGTACCTTCGACGCGAAGGAGGTGGAGGCTCTCGCCCGGCGCAACAGGCGGGAGAGCGGCGCGAGTTCGGGGCCGGGCACCGAAACCGCCGTACGCACGCGCATCACGCTCATCGAGAAGGACCGGTACTACTTCCGGGGCGTCGACGCGACCGAACTGGCCGCGCGCCACACCTATGAGGAGATCGCCGAGTGGCTGTGGACAGGCCACCTGCGTCCCGGCGTCGCCTTCACCGCGCCCGAGGCCTCCGTCACCGTCGCCCGCCGCGCGGTGGAGGCGCTGCCCGAACACACCGGTCCCACCGACCGGCTGCGCGTCGCCGCCATCGCTGCCGCGACCGCGGATCCACTGCGTTTCGACCTCTCCGAGGAAGCCGTCCTCGGCACCGCGCGCACCCTCATCCCCACGCTGGTGGCGTCCTTGCCGCCGCAGCGGCGCGCCCACCAGGACGAGGGCCCGCTGGCCCACCGCCTGTGGGCGCGGCTCAGCGGACGCGCCGCGGACGAGGCCTCACTGCGCACCCTGGACACGGCCCTCGGCCTGCTCGTCGACCACGACCTGGCCGCCTCCACCCTCGCGGTGCGAGTCGCGGCGTCGGCCCGCGCACACGCCTACGCGGCCGTCTCCGCCGGGCTCGGCGTGATCGAGGGGCCCCTGCACGGCGCGGCCAGCGGCCTCGCCCACCGGCTGCTGCTGGAGGTCCTCGACCACGGCACCGCGGCACCCGTCATCGCGGAGGAACTGCGGGCCGGTCGCCGCATCCCCGGACTCGGCCACCGGCTCTACCCCGGCGAGGACCCACGCGCGCGTGTCCTGTTCGCCCTGCTCGACGAGATGCCGCACGCACAGCCCGCCCTCGCCGCCGCCCGCGACATCGTCGCCACGACCGCCCGTCACACCCCGCTGCATGCCAACGTGGACCTGGCCCTCGCCGTCTTCACCGCGTCCTGCGGCATGCCCGCCACGGCAGGCGAGACGATCTTCGCCGTCGCCCGGACGGCGGGCTGGATCGCCCACGCTCTGGAGGAGTACGGAGAACGCCCGCTGCGCATGCGTCCGAGCGGGCACTACGTGGGTCCGCGGCCGCCACAGCCGCTGCCGGAGTAG
- a CDS encoding response regulator, protein MIDVLVVDDDFRVAEINAKYVGKVPGFRVAARAHSAAQALASVERGAIDLVLLDHYLPDQTGLQLVHRMREQGHGTDVIMITAASDVATVQAAMRLGALHYLVKPFTFAALRTRLESYAALRRTVDRVGGRGIAGQEQVDRIFGALRTAAAPSSPGLPSGHSEPTTDLICAVLHRAEHPLSAHEVAVETGLSRSTAQRYLRHLEQAGRLRLSLKYGDTGRPEHRYAWVAP, encoded by the coding sequence ATGATTGACGTCCTGGTCGTGGACGACGACTTCCGCGTCGCCGAGATAAACGCCAAGTACGTGGGGAAGGTTCCCGGCTTCCGGGTGGCCGCCCGCGCGCACAGCGCCGCCCAGGCCCTGGCCTCCGTCGAGCGTGGGGCCATCGATCTGGTACTGCTCGACCACTACCTGCCCGACCAGACGGGCCTGCAACTCGTCCACCGCATGCGCGAACAGGGCCACGGCACCGACGTCATCATGATCACGGCGGCCAGTGACGTGGCCACCGTGCAGGCCGCGATGCGCCTCGGTGCTCTGCACTACCTGGTGAAGCCGTTCACCTTCGCGGCCCTTCGCACCCGTCTGGAGTCGTACGCCGCCCTGCGCCGCACCGTCGACCGCGTGGGCGGCCGCGGCATCGCCGGGCAGGAGCAGGTCGACCGGATCTTCGGCGCTCTGCGCACCGCCGCGGCACCGTCGTCCCCGGGCCTGCCGAGCGGCCACTCGGAGCCGACCACGGACCTGATCTGTGCCGTGCTGCACCGCGCGGAACACCCGCTCTCGGCCCACGAGGTCGCCGTCGAGACCGGCCTGAGCCGCTCCACCGCCCAGCGCTATCTCCGCCACCTGGAACAGGCCGGCCGCCTCCGCCTCTCCCTGAAGTACGGCGACACAGGACGACCGGAGCACCGCTACGCGTGGGTGGCTCCGTAG
- a CDS encoding DUF6082 family protein: MRGLSTAAAVGVGAAAGVFASLATQRRTVESLRARLDHLEQSAHLQLHANLASQQRQHWELLSKAMDDPELAEVLDLYEGHVSPKQRRQYLFANALYTNLLFYYRIGNLTKDEFFKHVRGIFQNPIVREYWYATQQQRASLADTDEAELGQLVDDLLRQLEEADTEEWWVVGDPPSA; this comes from the coding sequence ATGCGGGGACTGAGCACGGCAGCCGCAGTGGGTGTCGGCGCGGCGGCGGGTGTCTTCGCCTCCCTCGCCACCCAGCGCCGCACGGTGGAATCGCTCCGCGCACGCCTGGATCACCTGGAGCAGAGCGCACATCTCCAGCTCCACGCCAACCTGGCCAGTCAACAGCGACAGCACTGGGAACTGCTCAGCAAGGCCATGGACGACCCCGAACTCGCCGAGGTCCTGGACCTCTACGAAGGGCACGTGTCCCCCAAGCAGCGTCGCCAGTACCTGTTCGCCAACGCCTTGTACACGAACCTGCTCTTCTACTACCGCATCGGCAACCTGACCAAGGACGAGTTCTTCAAGCACGTCCGAGGCATTTTCCAGAACCCGATCGTCAGGGAGTACTGGTACGCCACCCAGCAGCAGCGCGCGAGCCTTGCAGACACCGACGAGGCGGAACTCGGACAGCTGGTCGACGACCTGCTGCGACAGCTGGAGGAGGCGGACACCGAGGAGTGGTGGGTCGTCGGCGACCCGCCGAGCGCGTAG